The Haloplanus sp. GDY1 genomic sequence GAGTTCCTCGACTCGCCGCCGGCGTCGAACGTCCTCGGTCCGGTCCTTGACGAGTTCGACGACGCCGACCAGTTCGTCGCCGTCGAACAGCGGTGCCGCCCTGAAGACGATGTGACGAGTGTCGCCCCGCGTGTCGGTGAACGTGCTCCGATCCCGGTACTCCGGGTCGTCGCCGTCGTCGATCCGATCGACGTCGAATTCGCGGTGGGCGTCGTGGGGGGCCTCCAGTACCTTGTCCGCGAGGGTCTTCGACCGGCGGCCGTCCTGGTACCAGGCCTCGCCGACCGAGTCCGCCGCCCGAGCGTCCGCCTCGCTGCTCCCGGTCAGCGCCTCCATCCCCCCGTTCCACAGGACGACCTCGTGATCGGCGTCGAGGACGAAGATGGGCGCGCCGATCCGACCGAGTATCGCGTCGAACGACAGGGGGAACTCGGCCACCTGTCGGTCGGGTTGTTCGGGTGTACTCATGGGTCTCGCCGTCGTTACCGTCGAAACTCGCGTTCTGTCCCATATATCTGGTGGACGATTATCCAAAATGATATCCGAGGGCGTCGACGGCGACCGATCCGTCGCCGGCGGCGCGGGCACCGACGGCTCGACCACTCGGAACGCGGCACCGGCCTCGGCGACGACCGCCGCTCGCACCGCGCCGGTCGTGCGTTCGTGACGACGGGGCGAGAGCCGCCCTCCACGCGTCCGGGAGCGCGTCAGCCGGTCGCGCGGCCACGAGCGAACAGTTCTAATACGGTGGCCCACCAGGGACCGCCCGTGACCACGAAAGCATGCTAACTCAGGCCGTGCTCGATGCCCTCCCCGACCGGATCGCGGTGATCGACGAGTCGGGGCGGATCGTCGAGTCGAACGCGTCCTGGCGTGCGTTCGCCGAGAACCGCGACCACCCGCTCGTGCCCGGGGACGGCGACCGGCCGTATCTCGACGCGATCACCCGGGCGTCGAACGACCAGGTGCCGGTGATCGCCACCCGTCTGCGGTCGCTGCTCGACGGCGCCGGGCACCCCGGGACCGACCTGTCGTACCACGCCGACGAGGACGGCGACGGACTGCGAGTCCACCTCGCGGCGCTGACCCACGACGGCGACCGGTACGCCGTCCTGGCACACGCCGATCTGAACCGGGAGGCGGGGACGGGGCCGGAGTCGGTCGTCGACCTCCGACTCAAGGAACGGGCCATGGACGAGGCGCCGGTGGGAATCACCATCTCGAACCCCTCGCTGCCCGACAATCCGGTCATCTACGCCAACGCCGCCTTCGAGCGCATCACGGGCTACCCCGTCGAGGAGGTGGTGGGGCGGAACTGCCGGTTCCTGCAGGGGCCGAACACCGACCCCGAGGCGGTCGCCCGGATGCGCCGGGCGGTCGCCGACCGGAAGCCCGTGACCGTCGAGGTGCGCAACTACCGTCCCAACGGCGAGGAGTTCTGGAACCAGGTGACCATCGCCCCGATATTCGGTGCGGACGGCGACGCAACCTACTTCGTCGGCTTCCAGCAGGACGTGACCGACCGCAAGCGGGCCGAGCGCAACCTCGAAACCGAGCGCAACCGACTCGCCCTCCTCAATCAGATCGTTCGCCACGACATCCGCAACGACATGTCGGTCGCGCTGGGGTGGGGCGGCGAACTCGCGGACCGGATCTCGCCCGAGGACGAGGACGCCTTCGAGCGGATCATGACCGCCGCGACCCACACCAAGGAACTCACCGAGGCGGTCGGCGACCTCATCGAGATTCTGGGGACGACCGACCCCGAACTCGAATCGGTGTCGCTCGAGGCGATACTCCGGACGGAAATCGACCGCGTGCGCTCGAACTTCGACTACCGCTCGCAGTCGATCACGATCCGCGGCGACGACGACCTGCCCGAGGTGTCCGTCCGGGCCACCGCCGTCCTCTCCTCGGTCTTCGGCAACCTCCTCGACAACGCCGTCTTCCACAACGACAGTTCCGACGTCGAAATCGACGTCGACGTCGAGGTGCGCGAGGACACCGTCGTCGTCCGGGTCGCCGACAACGGCCCCGGCATCCCCGACGCGCGCAAGCGCGAGGTGTTCGGCCGGGGCGAGAAGGGACTGGAGAGCCCCGGGAGCGGTCTCGGCCTCTATCTCGTCGACAACCTCGTCGACACGTACGGCGGGTCGGTCTGGATCGAGGACAACGACCCCAGGGGCGCCGTGTTCTGCGTCGAACTGCAGCGGGGCTGAACCCCACAGTACTTGACCGTCCGTCGAGTACCGCGCGTCGATGGCCGACGAACACGGGGGCTTCGAGGACGTCCGGGAGAGCCTCGACGGCCACCCGATGGTGAGCCTGCTGGCCTACGCCGTCCCGTACTGGCCGCGACTGACCGCCGGCGTCCTCGCCTCCTTCTGTACCCGCTTCGCCCGCCTGGTCCCCCCGATTCTCGTCGCCACCGCCATCGACCGCGTCATCAACGGCCCGACCGATCCGGGGCTGCTGGCCCGGCTGGGACTGCTCCCCGCCGACCCCATCGTCGGGGAGGCGGCCCGGACCGCCCTCCTCGAACGGCTGGTGGTCATCGCGGCGCTCGCCTACCTCGTCCGGTCGGTCACCCGGTTCGGCTCGCGGTACCTCCTCCAGTCGGGAGCCCAGAAGATCCAGCGCGACCTCCGGAACGACACCTACGACCACCTCCAGCACCTCTCGATGGACTTCTTCGTCGACCACCAGACCGGCGCGATGATGTCGGTGCTCAACAGCGACGTCAACAGGTTGGAGCAGTTCCTCAATACCGAGTTCCGGCAGGTGATCCGCGTCGTCGCCACCGTCGGGGGCATCGCCGTCGTCCTCTGGCACTACTCGCCGAAACTCGCCCTGATCGCCCTCGCGCCCGTCCCCCTCATCGGCGTCGCGAGCGGCCGCTTTCTCACCTGGATCGAACCCCGATACAAGTCGATCCGGGAGTCCGTCGCCCGCCTCAACACCCGCCTCGAGAACAACCTCGGCGGCGCCGCGGTCATCAAGACGTTCAACCGCTACGCCTTCGAGCGCGACCGGGTGGCCGAGCGGAGCCAGGACTACCACGACGAGAAGGTCGGCGCCCTCCGGATCCGCCGGGCCTTCTTCGCCACCCTCCGCCTGCTCACCGGCGTCGTGTTCGTCCTCGTCCTCTACGTCGGCGGCATGGACAACATCGCCGGCGTCGAGGGGGCGCTCACCGCCGGGAGCTTCGCCCTCTTCTTTCTCTACCTCCGGCGCCTCTACTCGCCGATGCGCCGTGTCGGGAAGTCCGCGAACAAGTACCAGCTCGCGAAGTCCAGCGCCGAACGGGTGTTCGGCCTCCTCGACCGCGAGCCCACGGTGACGACGCCCGACGACCCGTACCGGCCGGAGCGGGTCGACGGCGACGTCGCCGTCGAGGACGTCACCTTCGGTTACGGCGACCGCGACCCGGTCCTCCGGGACGTCTCCCTCGACGTGCCCGCCGGGGCGACCGTCGGCCTCGCGGGCACCACCGGAGCCGGGAAGTCGACGCTCGTGAAGCTCCTGCCGCGGTTTCACGACGTCGACGA encodes the following:
- a CDS encoding PAS domain-containing protein produces the protein MLTQAVLDALPDRIAVIDESGRIVESNASWRAFAENRDHPLVPGDGDRPYLDAITRASNDQVPVIATRLRSLLDGAGHPGTDLSYHADEDGDGLRVHLAALTHDGDRYAVLAHADLNREAGTGPESVVDLRLKERAMDEAPVGITISNPSLPDNPVIYANAAFERITGYPVEEVVGRNCRFLQGPNTDPEAVARMRRAVADRKPVTVEVRNYRPNGEEFWNQVTIAPIFGADGDATYFVGFQQDVTDRKRAERNLETERNRLALLNQIVRHDIRNDMSVALGWGGELADRISPEDEDAFERIMTAATHTKELTEAVGDLIEILGTTDPELESVSLEAILRTEIDRVRSNFDYRSQSITIRGDDDLPEVSVRATAVLSSVFGNLLDNAVFHNDSSDVEIDVDVEVREDTVVVRVADNGPGIPDARKREVFGRGEKGLESPGSGLGLYLVDNLVDTYGGSVWIEDNDPRGAVFCVELQRG
- a CDS encoding ABC transporter ATP-binding protein — protein: MADEHGGFEDVRESLDGHPMVSLLAYAVPYWPRLTAGVLASFCTRFARLVPPILVATAIDRVINGPTDPGLLARLGLLPADPIVGEAARTALLERLVVIAALAYLVRSVTRFGSRYLLQSGAQKIQRDLRNDTYDHLQHLSMDFFVDHQTGAMMSVLNSDVNRLEQFLNTEFRQVIRVVATVGGIAVVLWHYSPKLALIALAPVPLIGVASGRFLTWIEPRYKSIRESVARLNTRLENNLGGAAVIKTFNRYAFERDRVAERSQDYHDEKVGALRIRRAFFATLRLLTGVVFVLVLYVGGMDNIAGVEGALTAGSFALFFLYLRRLYSPMRRVGKSANKYQLAKSSAERVFGLLDREPTVTTPDDPYRPERVDGDVAVEDVTFGYGDRDPVLRDVSLDVPAGATVGLAGTTGAGKSTLVKLLPRFHDVDEGAVRIDGVDVREYDLGALREEIAVVEQNPYLFSGTVAENVAYGDRDALEAERRDDDTARDRVVEAATAAEAHEFIADLPDGYDTLVGERGVKLSGGQRQRLAIARAVLNDPAIIVFDEATSDVDTETEERIQESLDRLVEDRTAFVIAHRLSTIRDADRIVVMEDGEIVESGTHADLLADEGDYAALWHAQSDTATVADD